One window of the Fusobacterium animalis 7_1 genome contains the following:
- the xseB gene encoding exodeoxyribonuclease VII small subunit → MGKNTFEENLENLDKIIESLESGELSLDDAIKEYENAMKLIKSSSKILNEAEGKLLKVIEKNGEIDIEEI, encoded by the coding sequence ATGGGTAAAAATACTTTTGAAGAAAATTTAGAAAATTTAGATAAAATTATTGAATCATTAGAAAGTGGAGAACTTAGTTTAGATGATGCAATAAAAGAATATGAAAATGCTATGAAACTTATAAAATCATCTTCTAAAATATTGAATGAAGCTGAGGGTAAGTTATTAAAAGTTATTGAAAAAAATGGTGAAATAGATATAGAGGAGATTTAA
- the rsmD gene encoding 16S rRNA (guanine(966)-N(2))-methyltransferase RsmD, which translates to MRIIAGEAKNRIIKTRKGFDTRPTLESVKESLFSIITPYIEGSVFLDLFSGSGSISLEAISRGAKRAVMIEKDGEALKYIIENIDNLGFSDRCRAYKNDVIRAIEILGRKNEKFDIIFMDPPYQDNVTKKVLKAIDKANILAEDGLIICEHHLLEDLEDNIASFRKTDERKYNKKILTFYTK; encoded by the coding sequence GTGAGAATAATAGCAGGAGAAGCTAAAAATAGAATAATAAAAACAAGAAAAGGTTTTGATACAAGACCTACTCTTGAAAGCGTTAAAGAATCTCTTTTCTCAATAATTACTCCCTATATTGAAGGAAGTGTTTTCCTTGATTTATTTAGTGGAAGTGGAAGCATTTCACTTGAAGCAATAAGTAGAGGTGCTAAAAGAGCAGTAATGATTGAAAAAGATGGAGAAGCATTAAAATATATCATTGAAAATATAGATAATTTAGGTTTTTCAGATAGATGTAGAGCATATAAAAATGATGTTATTAGAGCAATAGAGATATTAGGAAGAAAAAATGAAAAATTTGATATAATTTTCATGGATCCTCCATATCAAGATAATGTTACTAAGAAAGTTTTAAAAGCAATAGATAAGGCAAATATTTTAGCAGAAGATGGACTTATTATCTGTGAACACCATTTACTTGAAGATTTAGAAGATAATATTGCTTCATTTAGAAAAACTGATGAGAGAAAATATAATAAAAAAATATTAACATTTTATACAAAATGA
- the queA gene encoding tRNA preQ1(34) S-adenosylmethionine ribosyltransferase-isomerase QueA, with protein sequence MSTYLNDYDYFLPEELIGQKPREPRDSAKLMLINRKTGSIEHKHFYNIVDYLQKGDVLVRNATKVIPARIFGHKDTGGVLEILLVKRISLDTWECLLKPAKKLKLGQKLYIGENKELIAELLEIKEDGNRILKFYHEGSFEEILDKLGSMPLPPYITRKLENKDRYQTVYAQRGESVAAPTAGLHFTEELLKKILDKGVEIVDIFLEVGLGTFRPVQTVNVLEHKMHEESFEISEKAAKIINEAKTEGRRIISVGTTATRALESSVDENGKLIAQKKDTGIFIYPGYKFKIVDALITNFHLPKSTLLMLVSAFYDREKMLEIYNLAVKEKYHFFSFGDSMFIY encoded by the coding sequence ATGTCAACTTATCTGAATGATTATGATTATTTTTTACCTGAAGAACTTATAGGGCAAAAACCAAGAGAGCCAAGAGATTCAGCTAAACTTATGCTAATTAATAGAAAAACTGGAAGTATAGAGCATAAACATTTCTATAATATAGTTGACTATTTACAAAAGGGAGATGTTCTAGTTAGAAATGCAACTAAGGTTATTCCTGCCAGAATTTTTGGGCATAAGGATACAGGTGGAGTTTTAGAGATTCTTTTAGTTAAAAGAATTTCCTTAGATACTTGGGAATGCCTTTTAAAACCTGCTAAAAAATTGAAATTAGGTCAAAAATTATATATAGGTGAAAATAAAGAATTAATAGCAGAACTTTTGGAAATAAAAGAAGATGGAAACAGAATTTTAAAATTTTATCATGAAGGAAGTTTTGAAGAAATTTTAGATAAACTAGGTTCTATGCCTTTGCCTCCTTATATAACAAGAAAGTTAGAAAATAAAGATAGATATCAAACTGTTTATGCTCAAAGAGGGGAATCAGTGGCTGCTCCAACAGCAGGGCTACATTTTACAGAAGAGCTATTAAAAAAAATTTTAGATAAGGGTGTAGAAATAGTTGATATCTTTTTAGAAGTAGGATTGGGGACTTTTAGACCTGTTCAAACTGTAAATGTTTTAGAACATAAAATGCATGAAGAAAGTTTTGAGATTTCAGAAAAAGCTGCTAAAATAATAAATGAAGCTAAGACAGAAGGAAGAAGAATTATATCAGTGGGAACTACTGCCACAAGAGCATTAGAATCTTCTGTTGATGAAAATGGAAAATTGATTGCTCAAAAAAAAGATACAGGAATTTTTATCTATCCTGGGTATAAATTTAAAATTGTAGATGCTTTGATTACAAATTTTCATCTTCCTAAATCAACACTTTTAATGTTAGTTTCAGCATTCTATGATAGAGAAAAAATGCTTGAAATATATAATTTGGCAGTTAAAGAAAAATATCATTTTTTTAGCTTTGGGGATAGTATGTTTATTTACTAA
- the prmC gene encoding peptide chain release factor N(5)-glutamine methyltransferase — protein MNLVEILKFTEEYLKKYSFSKPRLEAEKLVSYVLNLDRIALYIHYERELSEDEKTSIKQYLKKMVEENKTFDELKGEKKDFKEENLDIFNKSVEYLKKNGVPSPLLDTEYIFSDVLKVNKNTLKYSMSREIKKEDKDKIREMLVLRAKKRKPLQYILGEWEFYGLPFKVNEGVLIPRADTEILVEQCIQLMREVEEPNILDIGSGSGAISIAIANELKSSSVTGIDINEKAIELAIENKTLNKIENVNFIESNLFEKLDKDFKYDLIVSNPPYISKEEYRTLMPEVKNYEPQNALTDLGDGLYFYREISKLAGEYLKDTGYLAYEIGYNQAKDVTKILQNNNFDVLSVIKDYGGNNRVVIAKKAVKTENFEEIEEEEDVNLSE, from the coding sequence ATGAACTTAGTAGAAATATTAAAATTTACAGAAGAGTATTTGAAAAAATACTCTTTTTCAAAACCCCGTTTAGAAGCAGAAAAATTAGTTTCTTATGTTTTAAATCTTGATAGAATAGCCCTTTATATCCATTATGAAAGAGAATTATCAGAAGATGAAAAAACTTCAATTAAACAATATTTAAAAAAAATGGTAGAAGAAAATAAAACTTTTGATGAGTTAAAAGGTGAAAAGAAAGATTTTAAAGAAGAAAATTTAGATATTTTTAATAAATCTGTTGAATATCTTAAAAAAAATGGAGTTCCAAGTCCGTTGTTAGATACAGAATATATATTTTCAGATGTTTTAAAAGTGAATAAAAATACTTTAAAATATAGTATGTCAAGAGAAATTAAAAAAGAAGATAAAGATAAAATCAGAGAAATGTTAGTTCTTAGAGCTAAAAAAAGAAAACCACTTCAATACATTTTAGGAGAATGGGAATTTTATGGTTTACCATTTAAAGTAAATGAAGGAGTATTAATTCCAAGAGCAGATACAGAAATTTTGGTTGAACAATGTATACAACTTATGAGAGAAGTTGAAGAACCTAATATTTTAGACATAGGAAGTGGAAGTGGAGCTATATCAATAGCTATTGCAAATGAATTAAAATCTAGTTCTGTAACAGGTATTGATATAAATGAAAAAGCTATTGAACTTGCAATTGAAAATAAAACATTAAATAAAATAGAAAATGTTAATTTTATAGAATCTAATTTATTTGAGAAACTTGATAAAGATTTTAAATATGATTTAATAGTTTCAAACCCACCATATATAAGTAAAGAAGAATATAGAACTCTTATGCCAGAAGTTAAAAATTATGAGCCTCAAAATGCTTTAACAGATTTAGGAGATGGCTTGTATTTTTATAGAGAAATATCTAAATTAGCAGGAGAATATTTAAAAGACACTGGCTATCTTGCTTATGAAATTGGGTATAATCAAGCAAAAGATGTTACAAAAATTTTACAAAATAATAATTTTGATGTTTTATCTGTTATAAAAGATTATGGTGGTAATAATAGAGTAGTGATAGCTAAAAAAGCAGTAAAAACTGAGAATTTTGAAGAAATTGAGGAAGAGGAAGATGTCAACTTATCTGAATGA
- the prfA gene encoding peptide chain release factor 1, translating to MFDKLEEVVARYDELNKMLVSPEILADSKKMIECNKALNEITEIVEKYKEYKKYVDDIEFIKESFKTEKDPDMKEMLNEELKEAEEKLPKLEEELKILLLPKDKNDDKNVIVEIRAGAGGDEAALFAADLFRMYSRYAERKKWKIEIIEKQDGELGGIKEIAFTIIGLGAYSRLKFESGVHRVQRVPKTEASGRIHTSTATVAVLPEVEDVQEVTVDPKDLKIDTYRSGGAGGQHVNMTDSAVRITHLPTGIVVQCQDERSQLKNREKAMKHLLTKLYEMEQEKQRSEVESERRLQVGTGDRAEKIRTYNFPDGRITDHRIKLTVHQLEAFLDGDIDEMIDALITFHQAELLSASEQ from the coding sequence ATGTTTGACAAATTAGAAGAAGTTGTTGCTAGATATGATGAACTTAACAAAATGTTAGTTAGCCCAGAAATTCTAGCAGATTCTAAAAAAATGATAGAATGTAATAAAGCTTTAAATGAAATAACCGAAATTGTTGAAAAATATAAAGAATACAAAAAATATGTAGATGATATTGAATTTATTAAGGAAAGTTTTAAGACAGAAAAAGATCCTGATATGAAAGAAATGCTCAATGAAGAATTAAAAGAAGCAGAAGAAAAGTTACCAAAACTTGAAGAAGAATTAAAAATTTTATTGTTACCAAAAGATAAAAATGATGATAAGAATGTTATTGTTGAAATAAGAGCAGGAGCTGGTGGAGATGAAGCAGCTCTTTTTGCAGCAGATTTATTTAGAATGTATTCAAGATATGCTGAAAGAAAAAAATGGAAGATTGAAATTATAGAAAAACAAGATGGAGAACTTGGTGGAATAAAAGAAATTGCTTTTACTATAATTGGTTTAGGGGCATATTCAAGGTTAAAATTTGAATCAGGAGTCCATAGAGTACAAAGAGTTCCAAAGACAGAAGCCTCTGGAAGAATTCATACTTCAACTGCAACTGTTGCAGTTTTACCAGAAGTTGAAGATGTTCAAGAAGTAACTGTTGACCCCAAGGATTTAAAAATAGACACATATAGATCAGGTGGAGCAGGAGGACAACATGTCAATATGACAGATTCTGCTGTAAGAATTACTCACTTACCTACTGGAATAGTAGTTCAATGTCAAGATGAAAGATCTCAGTTAAAAAATAGAGAAAAAGCTATGAAGCATTTGCTTACTAAACTTTATGAAATGGAACAAGAAAAACAAAGAAGTGAAGTTGAATCTGAAAGAAGATTACAAGTAGGAACAGGAGATAGAGCAGAAAAAATTAGAACATATAACTTCCCAGATGGAAGAATTACGGACCATAGAATAAAACTTACAGTACATCAATTAGAAGCATTTTTAGACGGGGATATAGATGAAATGATTGATGCACTTATAACTTTTCATCAAGCAGAACTTTTATCTGCTTCGGAACAATAA
- a CDS encoding N-acetylmuramoyl-L-alanine amidase family protein gives MKKKLLSVFFFFLVSVLSFSAKVSDVKFSANKFIINLNAADGECLVSADEESRLIYIEIQNLDSSSFEKFSRNLELDIRSSNLFEDVIIDKSKDSVSLTLQVAPKVSYTMDTTNKRIELNLQRTSKNKHLIVIDPGHGGKDPGAARGSVVEKKIVLAVGTYLRDELSKDFNVIMTRDSDFFVVLSERPKIGNKNKAALFVSVHANASDNKSANGVEVFYFSKKSSPYAERIANFENSIGEKYGDSSDKIIQISGELAYKKNQENSIRLAKKIVENIADRLEMRNGGVHGANFAVLRGFNGTGVLIELGFVSNSYDSEILVDSNSQQKMAEEIAKSIREYLTR, from the coding sequence ATGAAAAAAAAGTTGCTTAGTGTTTTTTTCTTTTTTCTTGTATCAGTTTTATCATTCTCTGCAAAAGTAAGTGATGTAAAATTTTCTGCTAATAAATTTATAATTAATTTGAATGCAGCTGATGGAGAATGTTTAGTGAGTGCTGATGAAGAATCAAGACTTATATATATAGAAATTCAAAATTTAGATAGTAGTTCTTTTGAAAAATTTTCAAGAAATTTAGAGTTAGATATCAGAAGTTCTAATTTATTTGAAGATGTAATAATAGATAAATCAAAAGATAGTGTTTCATTGACATTACAAGTTGCACCAAAGGTTTCATATACTATGGATACTACTAATAAAAGAATAGAACTAAATTTACAAAGAACTTCAAAAAATAAACATCTTATAGTAATAGATCCAGGACATGGTGGAAAAGACCCAGGAGCTGCAAGAGGTTCAGTAGTGGAAAAAAAGATTGTTCTTGCAGTTGGAACTTATTTAAGAGATGAACTTTCAAAGGATTTCAATGTAATAATGACAAGAGATTCAGATTTTTTTGTAGTTTTAAGTGAAAGACCTAAAATTGGAAATAAAAATAAGGCAGCATTATTTGTAAGTGTGCATGCTAATGCTTCAGATAATAAAAGTGCTAATGGGGTTGAAGTATTTTACTTCTCCAAAAAATCTTCTCCTTATGCAGAAAGAATAGCAAATTTTGAAAATAGCATAGGTGAAAAATATGGAGATAGTAGTGATAAGATAATCCAAATATCAGGAGAATTAGCATATAAGAAAAATCAAGAAAATTCTATAAGACTTGCTAAAAAGATAGTAGAGAATATTGCTGATAGATTAGAAATGAGAAATGGTGGAGTTCATGGAGCAAACTTTGCAGTATTAAGAGGATTTAATGGAACAGGAGTATTGATAGAGTTAGGATTTGTTAGCAACTCTTATGATTCAGAGATTTTAGTTGACAGCAATTCTCAACAAAAGATGGCTGAGGAAATTGCAAAATCAATTAGAGAATATTTGACAAGGTGA
- the yajC gene encoding preprotein translocase subunit YajC: MQELFSKYGNVVIIVIVWIAIFYFLIIRPNKKKQQQQQNLLNSLKEGTEVITIGGIKGTIAFVGEDYVEIRVDKGVKLTFRKSAIANVINNNQQ; this comes from the coding sequence ATGCAAGAATTATTTTCTAAGTATGGGAATGTGGTAATTATTGTAATTGTTTGGATTGCTATTTTTTATTTTTTAATAATTAGACCAAATAAGAAAAAACAACAACAACAACAAAATCTTCTTAACTCTTTAAAAGAAGGGACAGAAGTAATAACTATTGGTGGAATTAAAGGAACAATAGCTTTTGTTGGGGAAGATTATGTTGAAATTAGGGTAGATAAAGGAGTTAAATTAACTTTTAGAAAATCTGCTATTGCAAATGTTATCAACAACAATCAACAATAG
- a CDS encoding KAP family P-loop NTPase fold protein, which yields MKTYERLTKNRQDFLEALVRVVNKSFEEQKEFKDWGNEDIRPVQRIFINAPWGMGKTLFADAIKEYLSENYEEINTLYVNSWKMDFYDEPMKALIAEMSEDSIITVESTEKAKKFLKNCGKIFFGKILKNFLLKRFNLNDKDIEEMKSFFNGLDTSELEDYKNYKKLLEEFKDTLSKEERPKIIIIDELDRCRPDYAIQLLEIIKHIFDVKNIIFLFLINRKQLESIVSTIYMNSNLSIKYFEKFYDIELNLPEANYKELNEPEFQVVNSFKEYKVDKNNYSENRDLVIQKIFLDMIFVVNDSFSKISIRSIKKLLKKFNILKDSLIEKEKEQHILILLLIEYFLKKELNLKYDTIITKYNKHRLIEAYFIKINMDDTRKNLILKVLENGKINRDDVNFLDDGKDFYKNEEYKKNNYKITIFRNNIYFQNFKSAVCSNLKNTLYLSVDIEETDILLWLERKYNFIK from the coding sequence ATGAAAACATATGAGCGTTTAACAAAAAATAGACAAGATTTTTTAGAAGCATTAGTAAGAGTTGTTAATAAAAGCTTTGAAGAACAAAAAGAATTTAAAGATTGGGGAAATGAGGATATTAGACCAGTGCAAAGAATTTTTATTAATGCTCCATGGGGGATGGGAAAAACTTTATTTGCTGATGCAATAAAAGAGTATCTTTCTGAAAACTATGAAGAAATAAATACACTATATGTCAATTCTTGGAAGATGGATTTTTATGATGAACCTATGAAAGCACTAATTGCAGAAATGAGTGAAGATAGTATTATAACAGTTGAAAGCACTGAAAAAGCAAAAAAATTTTTAAAAAATTGTGGAAAGATATTTTTTGGAAAAATATTAAAAAATTTTCTATTAAAAAGATTTAATTTAAATGATAAAGATATAGAAGAAATGAAATCTTTTTTTAATGGATTGGATACTTCAGAACTTGAAGATTATAAAAATTATAAAAAATTATTAGAAGAATTTAAAGATACACTTTCAAAGGAAGAAAGACCTAAAATAATTATAATAGATGAATTAGATAGATGTAGACCTGATTATGCTATCCAATTATTAGAAATAATAAAACATATTTTTGATGTTAAAAATATTATCTTTTTATTTTTAATTAATAGAAAGCAACTTGAAAGTATAGTATCTACAATTTATATGAATTCCAATTTAAGTATTAAGTATTTTGAGAAATTTTATGATATAGAATTAAATTTACCTGAAGCTAATTATAAAGAGTTAAATGAACCTGAATTTCAAGTGGTTAATTCTTTTAAAGAATATAAAGTAGATAAAAATAATTATTCAGAAAATAGAGATCTAGTAATACAAAAAATATTTTTAGATATGATATTTGTAGTAAATGACTCATTCTCAAAAATTTCTATAAGAAGTATTAAAAAATTATTAAAAAAATTTAATATTTTAAAAGATAGTTTAATTGAAAAAGAAAAAGAGCAGCATATTTTAATATTATTACTTATTGAATATTTTTTAAAAAAAGAATTAAATTTAAAATATGATACTATAATAACGAAATACAATAAACATCGCTTGATTGAAGCATATTTTATAAAAATAAATATGGATGATACTAGAAAAAATTTGATTCTAAAGGTATTAGAAAATGGAAAAATAAATAGAGATGATGTAAATTTTCTTGATGATGGAAAAGATTTTTATAAAAATGAAGAATATAAAAAAAATAATTATAAAATAACTATTTTTAGAAATAATATTTATTTTCAAAATTTCAAATCAGCAGTATGTTCAAATTTAAAAAATACTTTGTATTTATCAGTTGATATTGAAGAAACAGATATTTTGTTATGGCTTGAGCGAAAATATAACTTTATAAAATAA
- a CDS encoding DUF4238 domain-containing protein, with protein sequence MIKPYSPKLTKNQHFIPQMYLRNFSFNFNNKKEKAEIYFLMKENITSFSKLKMEDKNFIENICYENYIYTTLDEYSAILELLKTSFNSNVNCYKNKLAFYFEALSYSQYEETFNSYNIRIKEKLENFFREKLKNISVGTVVKVCSEFSYKDPVKIIYSGNISNFLNEYNKQLVNFSLLKVKELYLNMYTNTFNNLNLKIEKLNKTFKFRYVKKLY encoded by the coding sequence ATGATAAAACCTTATTCTCCAAAACTAACCAAAAATCAACATTTTATTCCTCAAATGTATCTAAGAAATTTTTCTTTTAACTTTAATAATAAAAAAGAAAAAGCTGAAATATATTTTTTAATGAAAGAAAACATTACATCTTTTTCTAAATTAAAAATGGAAGATAAAAATTTTATAGAAAATATATGTTATGAAAATTATATCTATACAACTTTAGATGAATATTCAGCAATTTTAGAATTACTAAAAACATCTTTTAATTCAAATGTAAATTGTTATAAAAATAAGTTAGCATTTTATTTTGAAGCATTATCTTATTCTCAATATGAAGAAACTTTTAACTCCTATAATATTAGAATAAAAGAAAAACTAGAAAACTTTTTCAGAGAAAAACTTAAAAATATTTCTGTAGGAACTGTTGTAAAAGTTTGTAGTGAATTTTCTTATAAAGATCCCGTAAAAATTATATATAGTGGAAATATTTCTAATTTTTTAAATGAATATAATAAACAATTAGTTAATTTTTCTCTGTTGAAAGTAAAAGAACTTTATTTAAATATGTATACTAATACTTTTAATAATCTTAATTTAAAAATTGAAAAATTAAATAAAACTTTTAAATTTAGATATGTTAAAAAACTCTATTAG
- a CDS encoding DUF4238 domain-containing protein produces MLKNSISSFNSIIKEMVDEVNELKNRLEKLKNEKLPFKLTTFQQEICDRLSILNYDGLNKISTNFIDILLELVEKEYKKCKKIEKTFLENILADYENTASNFINTISSKSQIDENTKYELIKYIAIQYFRLQKNSLKIIEKIRKVRSYKEFIRLEIPKILKSDYIIFKISSPLFCTSDNPICVLDSNFLLFPLTPYIVCITSYKYDKKLETNIFILDEIKENLFIKYINFLIINNSKSLVLSFNIEEFKSLFCNLLNKN; encoded by the coding sequence ATGTTAAAAAACTCTATTAGTTCTTTTAATTCCATAATAAAAGAGATGGTAGATGAAGTAAACGAACTAAAAAATAGATTAGAAAAATTAAAAAATGAAAAACTTCCATTTAAATTAACAACTTTTCAACAAGAAATTTGTGATAGGCTTTCAATTTTAAATTATGATGGTTTAAATAAAATATCCACAAATTTTATAGATATTTTATTAGAGTTGGTAGAAAAAGAATACAAAAAGTGTAAAAAAATAGAGAAGACATTTTTAGAAAATATTCTTGCAGATTATGAAAATACTGCCAGTAATTTCATAAATACTATATCTTCAAAAAGTCAGATAGATGAAAATACTAAGTACGAACTGATAAAATATATTGCAATACAATATTTTAGACTTCAAAAAAATAGCTTAAAAATTATTGAAAAAATAAGAAAAGTAAGAAGTTACAAAGAATTTATAAGGTTAGAAATTCCTAAGATTTTAAAAAGTGACTATATAATTTTTAAAATATCTTCACCTTTATTTTGTACATCTGATAATCCCATTTGTGTACTTGATTCAAATTTTTTGCTTTTTCCTCTAACTCCTTACATTGTATGTATTACATCTTATAAATATGATAAAAAATTAGAAACAAACATTTTTATATTAGATGAAATAAAAGAAAATTTGTTTATAAAATATATAAATTTTCTCATTATTAATAACTCTAAAAGCTTGGTTTTATCTTTTAATATTGAAGAATTTAAAAGTTTGTTTTGTAATTTACTTAATAAAAATTAA
- a CDS encoding type II toxin-antitoxin system RelB/DinJ family antitoxin, producing MSMKLINIRMDEDLKKEMEIVCNDLGINITTAFTIFAKKLTREKRIPFSVSIDPFYSNENIAALQNSIDEVKDGKVIMKTIEELEAME from the coding sequence ATGTCAATGAAACTAATAAATATTAGAATGGATGAAGATTTGAAAAAAGAAATGGAAATTGTTTGTAATGACTTAGGTATCAATATAACAACTGCATTTACTATATTTGCTAAGAAATTAACAAGAGAAAAGAGAATCCCTTTTAGTGTATCAATAGACCCTTTCTATTCAAATGAAAATATAGCAGCCTTACAAAATTCAATAGATGAAGTAAAAGATGGTAAAGTTATTATGAAAACTATTGAAGAATTGGAGGCTATGGAGTAA
- a CDS encoding Txe/YoeB family addiction module toxin — MKISFSIQAWEEYLYFQTQDKKTLKKINELIKDIERNGALNGIGKPEKLTNNLSGLYSKRINDKDRLVYENDFIVILETVKFFL; from the coding sequence ATGAAAATTAGTTTTTCTATTCAGGCTTGGGAAGAATATTTATATTTTCAAACCCAAGATAAGAAAACATTAAAGAAGATAAATGAACTAATAAAAGATATTGAAAGAAATGGTGCATTAAACGGAATAGGTAAGCCTGAGAAATTAACTAATAATCTTAGTGGACTATATAGTAAAAGAATCAATGACAAAGATAGATTAGTTTATGAAAATGATTTTATAGTTATCTTAGAGACTGTGAAGTTTTTTCTGTAA
- a CDS encoding ABC transporter ATP-binding protein, which translates to MSKVLLEVKNLKKYFQTPKGQLHAVDNVNFAIEEGKTLGVVGESGCGKSTTGRTILRLLEATDGEILFEGKNIRKYSKAEMKKLREKMQIIFQDPFASLNPRMTVSEIIAEPLIIHKKCKNKQELNNRVKELMDTVGLSQRLVNTYPHELDGGRRQRIGIAKALALNPKFIVCDEPVSALDVSIQAQVLNLMKDLQEKLGLTYMFITHDLSVVKYFSNDIAVMYLGELVEKAPSKDLFKNPIHPYTKALLSAIPTINIRKKMERIKLEGEITSPINPGIGCRFAKRCIYAEEICSKESPKLEKVGEAHFFACHRAKELGFVNEK; encoded by the coding sequence ATGAGTAAAGTATTATTAGAAGTTAAAAATTTAAAAAAATATTTTCAGACTCCAAAAGGGCAATTACATGCAGTAGATAATGTTAATTTTGCCATTGAAGAGGGTAAGACTTTGGGAGTTGTTGGAGAATCTGGTTGTGGAAAATCTACAACAGGAAGAACAATTTTAAGACTTTTAGAAGCTACTGATGGAGAAATATTATTTGAAGGAAAAAATATAAGAAAATATTCAAAAGCTGAAATGAAAAAGTTAAGAGAAAAAATGCAAATAATTTTCCAAGACCCATTTGCTTCATTAAATCCTAGAATGACAGTAAGTGAAATTATTGCAGAGCCACTTATAATCCATAAAAAGTGTAAAAATAAACAAGAATTAAATAACAGAGTAAAAGAACTTATGGATACTGTTGGTTTGAGTCAAAGGCTTGTAAATACTTATCCTCATGAACTTGATGGGGGAAGAAGACAAAGAATTGGGATAGCAAAAGCCTTAGCATTAAATCCAAAATTTATAGTCTGTGATGAACCTGTATCAGCTCTTGATGTATCTATACAAGCACAAGTTTTAAACTTAATGAAAGATTTACAAGAAAAATTAGGTTTGACATATATGTTCATAACACATGATTTATCAGTTGTAAAATATTTTTCAAATGATATTGCAGTTATGTATTTAGGCGAACTTGTAGAAAAGGCTCCTTCAAAGGACTTATTTAAAAATCCAATTCACCCATATACAAAGGCATTGTTATCTGCAATACCTACAATTAATATTAGAAAGAAGATGGAAAGAATTAAACTTGAAGGTGAAATTACTTCTCCTATTAACCCAGGAATTGGCTGTAGATTTGCAAAAAGATGTATTTATGCAGAAGAAATATGCTCAAAAGAATCTCCAAAACTAGAAAAAGTTGGAGAAGCACATTTCTTTGCTTGTCATAGAGCAAAAGAATTAGGTTTTGTTAATGAAAAATAA